CGCTTCGCCGAGCCGGGCGCCCCCGCGCTCGTGCCCGTCACGCTGCGCAACGTCGAAGCCGATCTGCACGTCGAGGGGCTGAACGCGGGCGGCGCGTCGTTCTCGAACCTCAAAGTCGAGAACGACGCGGCGATCCGCGCGTGGATGCGGCTCGTCGAGCGCTTCGACGGCCGCGCGATGACCGTCGAATCGATCGACAAGCTTCGCCCGGGCCTGCTCGCGCGCGGGCAGCATCCCGTCTACGTGCCGCTCGCGGCGGGCGAGCGGCAGCCGAAGCCGCAACATCGGCAGATCGACATCCGCTCGCTGTCGCTGCTCGCGGGCGAGCCCGGCGTGCAAACGCTGACGCTGCCGAAGGCCGACCCGAAGGCGCTGCGTCCGTTCGAGGTCGTCGGCGTGCCGATCGACAAGCCCGGCTTCTACGTGCTCGAGCTCGCGTCGCCGGCGCTCGGCCGCTCGCTGCTCGCGAAGCCGTCGAAGATGTACGTGCGCACCGCGGTGCTCGTCACCAATCTCGGCGTGCACCTGAAGCAGGGCCGCGAGAACAGCGTCGTGTGGGTGACGACGCTCGACAAGGGCAAGCCCGTGCCGAACGCGCAGGTGCGCGTGTCCGACTGCAACGGCGACGAGATCGCGGCCGGCAGGACCGACGCGCAGGGGCTGCTCGCGATCGACACGCCGTTCGAGCCGAAGCGCGAATGCGACTATTCGAAGGGCGACGGCGACTACTTCGTGTCGGCCCGCGTCGACGATCCGAAGACCGGCCCGGACATGGCGTTCGTGCGCTCGAGCTGGAATCGCGGCATCGAATCGTGGCGCTTCGACGTGCCGACCGACATGAGCCGCACGCCGACCGTGCGCGCGCACACCGTGTTCGACCGCACGCTCGTGCGCGCGGGCGAGACGATATCGATGAAGCACTTCGTGCGCGAAGAGACGCTGCGGGGCCTCGCGTTCCCCGCGCACTACCCGGCGCGCGCGACGATCCGCCATCTCGGCAGCGGCCAGACGTATCGCGTGCCGCTCGCGTGGGCCGCCGATCACAGCGCGGACACGCGCTTCACGCTGCCCGCCGCCGCGAAGCTCGGCGAATACGGCGTGGAGCTCGAAGACGGCGACGAGGACGCGCCGAGCGCCAGCTACTACGGCGGCAGCTTCCGCGTCGAGGCGTTCCGGCTGCCCGTCTTCAAAGGCTCGATCGGCGCGCGCGACGCGAAGACGAACCCGCTCGTCGGCGCGAAGGAAGCGCCGCTCGCGGTGCAGATCGACTACGTGTCGGGCGGCGGCGCGTCGAACCTGCCGGTGCAGGTGTCGGCGCTGCTGCAAAGCGCGGCACCGCCGTTCGCCGAGCAGTACGCCGATTTCAGCTTCGCGCCGTACCGTCCCGAGACCGACGGCGGCATGGCCGACGACGACATGCAGGACGACGACAGCGCGCCGCGCGGCAGCGATCCCGACGCGACGAAGCTGATCGCCGACAAGATCCCGCTGACGCTCGACCGCACCGGCTCGGGCTCGCTGACGCTCAAGGCGCTGCCCGCCGTCGACGCGCCGAAGCGCGCCGCGCTCGAAGCGACCTTCGCCGATCCGAACGGCGAGGTCCAGACCATTCGCGGCGATGCGATGCTGTGGCCGGCCGCGGTCGTCGCCGGCATCAAGGCCGGCCACTGGGTGTCGGTCGGCCAGCGCGTGCCGGTGCAGGCACTCGTCGTCGATCTGCAGGGCAAGCCGCGCGCGTCGGCGTCCGTCGAGATCAAGGGCGTCGCGCGCGTGACGACGTCGTCGCGCAAGCGGATGGTCGGCGGCTTCTACGCGTACGACAACAAGAGCGACACGCGCGACCTCGGCGTGCTGTGCTCCGGCAAGACCGACGCGCACGGCCGCGTATCGTGCGACGCGACGCTCGCGCAGGCCGGCAACGTGCAGTTGATCGCCGTCGCGAAGGACGGCGACGGCCGCGCGTCGAACGCGTCGACGTCCGTGTGGGTCACGCGCGAGGACGAGCTCTGGTTCGGCGGCGGCAACACCGACCGGATCGACGTGATCCCGGAAAAGACCGCCTACGAGCCGGGCGAGACCGCCCGCTTCCAGGTGCGGATGCCGTTCCGCTACGCAACGGCGCTCGTCGCCGTCGAGCGCGGCGGCGTGATGGAGACGCGCGTCGTCGAGCTGAACGGCAAGAATCCGACCGTCGACCTGAAGGTCGGCGATACGTGGGGGCCGAACGTCTACGTGTCGGTGCTCGCGCTGCGCGGCCGGCTGCGCGAGGTGCCGTGGTACTCGTTCTTCACGTGGGGCTGGAAGGCGCCGATCGAATGGGCGCGCGCGTTCTGGCGCGAAGGACGCCACTACGAAGCGCCGACCGCGCTCGTCGACCTGTCGAAGCCGGCGTTCCGCTACGGACTCGGCGAGATCAAGGTCGGCACGGGCGCGCACAGGCTCGGCGTCGCGGTGACGACCGACGCGGCCCGCTACCCGGTGCGCGGCAACGCGCACGTGCGCGTGAAGGTCACGCAGCCGGACGGACGGCCCGCGCCGGCCGGCACGCAGATCGCGCTCGCCGCGGTCGACGAGGCGCTGCTCGAGCTGATGCCGAACCGGAGCTGGGACCTGCTCGACGCGATGCTGCAGCGTCGCGCATACGGCGTCGAGACCGCGACCGCGCAGATGGAGATCGTCGGCCGCCGCCACTTCGGCCGCAAGGCGGTGCCGGCGGGCGGCGGCGGCGGGATGGCGCCGACGCGCGAGCTGTTCGACACGCTGCTGCTGTGGAACCCGCGCGTCACGCTCGACGCGAACGGCAGCGCGGGCGTCGACGTGCCGCTCAACGATGCGCTGACGCGCTTTCGGATCGTCGCGATCGCGGCGACGGGCGCCGACCGCTTCGGCACCGGCAGCGCGACGATCCGCAGCGCGCAGGACCTGCAGCTGATCTCCGGCCTGCCGCCGCTCGTCCGCGAAGGCGACGCGTTCCGCGCGCAGGTCACGGTGCGCAATACGACGGATCGCAAGATGGACGTCGTCGTGACGCCGCGCGTGCCGGGCGTCGACGTCGCGCCGCGAACCGTCTCGCTCGCGCCCGATGCCGCGCAGGAAATCGCGTGGACCGTCACCGTGCCGGAGCAGGCGATCGACGCGGCGGGCGCGTTGAGCTGGCGCATCGAAGCGGCCGAGCAAGGCGGCAAGCGCGCGGCCGATGCGCTCGCGGTCACGCAGAAGGTCGTGCCCGCGCTGCCCGTGACGGTCCAGCAGGCGACGCTCGCGCAAGTCGACGGCACGCTGACCCTGCCCGTCGCGCCGCCCGCCGACGCGGCGGCCAACGCGCAGGGCGCGCCGCGCGGCGGCATCGCCGTGTCGCTGCAATCGAAGCTCGCCGACGGCCTGCCGGGCGTGCGCCGCTGGTTCGAGCGCTATCCGTACCGCTGTCTCGAACAGCAGGCGTCGCGCGCGATCGGCCTGCGCGATCCGGCGCAATGGCAGGCGCTGACCGCGCGGATGCCGGTCTACCTCGATCGCGACGGACTCGCGAGCTACTTCCCGCCGTCGTCCGACGACGCGCATAACGGCAGCCCTTCGCTGTCCGCGTACCTGCTCGTCCTCGCCGACGAGGCGGGCCGCCTCGATGCGCGCTTCGCGCTGCCCGAGGACGTGCGCACGCAGCTCGAATCCGGACTCGCGCGCTTCGTCGAAGGCCGGATCGAACGCGACACATGGGCGCCGCGCCAGGACCGCGACCTGCGCAAGCTCGCGGCGATCGAGGCGCTGTCGCGCCACGGCGCCGCGCAAGGCCGGATGCTCGGCTCGATCGAGATCGCGCCGAATCAGTGGCCGACGTCGGCCGTCATCGACTATCACGCGATCCTCTCGCGCGTGAAGGACATCCCGCAGCGCGACGAGAAGCGTGCGCAGGTCGAGCAGATCCTGCGCGCGCGGCTCGCGTATCAGGGCACGCAGCTCGTGTTCTCGACCGCGCGCGACGACGATCTGTGGTGGCTGATGACGAGCAACGAGACCAACGCCGCGCGGCTCGCGCTCGAGTTCGCCGGCGACGCGGGCTGGAAGGACGAGATGCCGCGCGTGGCGGCCGGTCTGCTCGCGCTGCAACGCAGCGGCGCATGGCAGACGACGACCGCGAACGCGCTCGGCCTGCTTGCGGTCGAACGCTTCTCGCGCGCCTACGAGCGCGCGCCCGTGGCCGGCACGACGAAGGTGACGCTCGGCGCCGACGCGCGCTCGATCGCGTGGTCGCAGCCGGTAGCCGCCGAGGCAAGGGCCGCCCCGGCATCGACTGGCGCGGTGGCGACCGCCGCGGCATCGACCGCCGCGGGGTCGACAGCCGCGGCATCGGCGACCGCCGCGACGCGGGCCGCCGCCGCGCGCAGCGTGATGCTGCCGTGGCCGCGCGCCGCACGCG
This genomic stretch from Burkholderia oklahomensis C6786 harbors:
- a CDS encoding alpha-2-macroglobulin family protein gives rise to the protein MKHDDKHNTPNRTTARLLWRIGAVAALGAAAALSLRADAARTTSVSPQGTVAEVRQTVVKFDEAMVAFGSASAPDPARVSCTDSAAGRGQGHWLDGKTWAYDFENDLPPGVRCTVSLNDALRSVAGHAATGPRRFTFETGGPFPVSVRPGSREIEERQVFVVKLNGPADVRSALANIWCEAAGIGNRIPVEPAEASTRAALLDHFRWKKDAARVLTLSCAQALPASAKMQLVYGKGVASPSGIANDTERRFDYTVRAPFAASFSCERENAKAPCTPLRPLTLSFNAPIARRSAEKIRLRGPDGAIEPFFKPDDRSEEVTNVQFAAPLPAQAALTLELPSGLRDVTGRTLSNADLFPLATRTAPMPPLAKFSSGAFGIVERFAEPGAPALVPVTLRNVEADLHVEGLNAGGASFSNLKVENDAAIRAWMRLVERFDGRAMTVESIDKLRPGLLARGQHPVYVPLAAGERQPKPQHRQIDIRSLSLLAGEPGVQTLTLPKADPKALRPFEVVGVPIDKPGFYVLELASPALGRSLLAKPSKMYVRTAVLVTNLGVHLKQGRENSVVWVTTLDKGKPVPNAQVRVSDCNGDEIAAGRTDAQGLLAIDTPFEPKRECDYSKGDGDYFVSARVDDPKTGPDMAFVRSSWNRGIESWRFDVPTDMSRTPTVRAHTVFDRTLVRAGETISMKHFVREETLRGLAFPAHYPARATIRHLGSGQTYRVPLAWAADHSADTRFTLPAAAKLGEYGVELEDGDEDAPSASYYGGSFRVEAFRLPVFKGSIGARDAKTNPLVGAKEAPLAVQIDYVSGGGASNLPVQVSALLQSAAPPFAEQYADFSFAPYRPETDGGMADDDMQDDDSAPRGSDPDATKLIADKIPLTLDRTGSGSLTLKALPAVDAPKRAALEATFADPNGEVQTIRGDAMLWPAAVVAGIKAGHWVSVGQRVPVQALVVDLQGKPRASASVEIKGVARVTTSSRKRMVGGFYAYDNKSDTRDLGVLCSGKTDAHGRVSCDATLAQAGNVQLIAVAKDGDGRASNASTSVWVTREDELWFGGGNTDRIDVIPEKTAYEPGETARFQVRMPFRYATALVAVERGGVMETRVVELNGKNPTVDLKVGDTWGPNVYVSVLALRGRLREVPWYSFFTWGWKAPIEWARAFWREGRHYEAPTALVDLSKPAFRYGLGEIKVGTGAHRLGVAVTTDAARYPVRGNAHVRVKVTQPDGRPAPAGTQIALAAVDEALLELMPNRSWDLLDAMLQRRAYGVETATAQMEIVGRRHFGRKAVPAGGGGGMAPTRELFDTLLLWNPRVTLDANGSAGVDVPLNDALTRFRIVAIAATGADRFGTGSATIRSAQDLQLISGLPPLVREGDAFRAQVTVRNTTDRKMDVVVTPRVPGVDVAPRTVSLAPDAAQEIAWTVTVPEQAIDAAGALSWRIEAAEQGGKRAADALAVTQKVVPALPVTVQQATLAQVDGTLTLPVAPPADAAANAQGAPRGGIAVSLQSKLADGLPGVRRWFERYPYRCLEQQASRAIGLRDPAQWQALTARMPVYLDRDGLASYFPPSSDDAHNGSPSLSAYLLVLADEAGRLDARFALPEDVRTQLESGLARFVEGRIERDTWAPRQDRDLRKLAAIEALSRHGAAQGRMLGSIEIAPNQWPTSAVIDYHAILSRVKDIPQRDEKRAQVEQILRARLAYQGTQLVFSTARDDDLWWLMTSNETNAARLALEFAGDAGWKDEMPRVAAGLLALQRSGAWQTTTANALGLLAVERFSRAYERAPVAGTTKVTLGADARSIAWSQPVAAEARAAPASTGAVATAAASTAAGSTAAASATAATRAAAARSVMLPWPRAARAPGTLSVVQEGSGRPWATIESLAAVPLRAPFAAGYRIAKTVTPVSLAIKGALTRGDVLRVRLDIDAQSDMTWVVVNDPIPSGATILGSGLGRDSEAATQGGKSPDGAWPAFVERDFDGYRAYYDYLPKGKFTVEYTVRLNNAGTFGLPPTRVEALYAPSVYGLWPNPPVTVKPADAGKP